The genomic DNA GTATGACACCCGAACCGGTGTACGACATGGTCATGTGAACGTCGCTCCCGGCGGGATCGACCCGCCCGAGCGAGCGTCGGGTCGGCTACTCGAGAACGGAGCGAAACCGTACCGACTCGGTGCGCGTGTCGAGGATCGCCACGGTCCGGTCCGCCTCGGACTTCGCCAGGAAGTGCGCACCGGGATTGAGCACCGTCGTCCGACCGTCCTCCGAGAGTTCCCGCTCGTGGTGGTGGCCGTAACAGACGAAATCGTACGTCTCGCCCGCAGCGATCGCCTCGACCTCGGCCCGACTCTCCCCGTGGAGGGCCGCGATCGAGAGGCCGTCGAACTCGAGGTCGGCGAACCGACCGTGGAGCCGACTCTCGCCGCCCAGCGAGTCGAACGCGGCCTGCAGGTTCGCCGCGTCGCCGTCGTTGTTCCCGAGGACCCCGTGGAGTTCGAACTCGTCGAAGGAGGGAACGATCAGCGGCGCGACGAAGTCCCCGCAGTGGACGACGATTTCGACACCCTCCTCCCGAAAGATCTCGGTCGCGCGCTCGGTCGCCTCGGCGTTGTCGTGCGTATCTGAAACGATGCCAATGTTCATACACGTTCCCGCGAGGGCGATCCACTAAGGCGTTCGGGGAACGCCGATTCGGGAGGACTGGGCGATCGAACGGCTACCGCTCGAGCGGCGATGGGACGCCCGCTCGCTCGAGCGCCCGTCGCCGCTCCCGCTCGGGCAACCGGAAGGGCTCGAGTTCGGCCTCGAGCGACCCCAGTTCCCCGCGCCGGTGCTGGTGTTCCGAGAGGAACTCGGTAATCCGATCGATGGCGATCTCCTTCAACTCGCCGCTGAGGAGCTCGCCCGATCGATAGTCGGCCGCGATGCGCTCGAGGGCGGCGTCGTCGGGTTCGAAGAAGTATCGGAGGTACTGGAAGGGAACGTCGACGGTCGGATCACCGCCGTTCTCGCGGTGATCCGCGAGGGTCGCCCGGCCACCGGTGTACGCGTGCGTTCGGATCGTCTCGGCGACCGTTTCGGGGTCCGCGGTGAGTTCGATCGACGGCGCGTCGCCGGAGGAACTCATCTTCCCCGGACCCTCGAGACTCGGGAGGAACCGACCGAGCAGTGCGCCCGGTTTTTCCACTGGAAGCGCCTCCCTCGCGGCGACGTCGCGACAGACGCGGACGTGCGGGTCCTGATCGACGGCGATGGGGACCAGCGTCGGCTGGCGGCCCGCAACGAGTTGCGGGAGCAGGAGGTGGGTCGCCTGCACGGCTGGATAAAACTGCAGACCGACGGTATCCTGATCGCCGTAAACGGCGTCGACCGTGGCCGGCGTGAGGTGCTTCGCGAGGCGAACCGCGATCGGGTAGATCACGTCCGCGTCGGCGGTGTCGACGACGATTTGCGTCCGGTCGGGATCGAAACCGACGGCGAGGATGTCCCGCAGGTTGTCCCGCGTGTGCTCGCCGATGGCGTCGAACGACTGGTCCTTCGCGAGGAACTTCTCGTCGTCGGAGAGTGGGAGATACACCGTCGCTCCCGTCACCCGCTGGAACCGCTTCGCGAGGTACAGCGGGAGGACGTGCCCCAGATGCATCGGTCCCGAGGGGCCGCGACCGGTGACGATCGCGTGCGGATCGCCGGCCGCAGCGGCCTCGAGATACCGGTCGACGTCACGTCCCGCGTAGAACGTTCGGCGACGGAGCAGCGGGTGGTCGGGGAAGCGAGCGATCTGCCCGTCGGTCAGCGGATCGGCCCCGAACCGCTCGAGGAGTTTCTCGTAGTCGATCTCCCCCTCGACGGCGGCGGGAGTGACGGTAAACTGGCCGGCGGACGGATTCGATTCGGTACGAGCGGTGCTGTCTGTGGGTTCGTTTGGCTCTGTCATTTGTGTTGGTCGGGTGCAGCGGCGAGGGGACGATTCGGACGAAAACGAGCGGAGGGAGCATCCGTCGCCGCAGTCGACGGGTTAGGCCGCGTCGCCCGCCGCGACGACACTGTCCGCTCTCGAGGGGGCTTTCCAGCGCCACTGCCAACCGAGAGCGGCCGTCACTATCGCGTTCTTTTCAACCGACGGTAAAGAAGATGTCGGCGGGCTGTCGCCGCGTCGAATCACTCCCGGGACGGATCCGGCTCCGGGCTCGTGACGAACTCGAGGAGGTCGTCCTCGGTCACCTCGAGCCCCTGCCGGGAGAAGAAGCCGGCGACGTTCCGGCAGTCCCGCTCCAGGAAACTGCGGCTGTTGGGGTGGTGCACCGTGACGGCCTGCCCGAGGTCGATGACCACCAGTTGTCCCTCGGTCTCGTCGAAGACGACGTTGTACTCGCTCAGATCGCCGTGGATCAGGCCCGCCGAGTAGAGCCGGCGCATGTACTCGCGCATGACCTCGTAGGCGGTCCGTGGGTTCTCGATCTGGACCTCGCCGAGTCGCTTCGCGCGGCCGTCCTCGGTGCCGATGTACTCCATGACCAGGACGTTGCGCTCGGTGGCGATCGGTTCGGGAACGCGGACGCCCGCCACCTTCGCCCGTCGGAGGTTCGCCAGTTCCTTCTTCGTCCACGCGAGGACGACGTCTTTCTTCTTCCCGCCCAGCCCCTCGAATCGAGGGTCGCCCTCGAGGTACTCGCGCATCTGCTGGAAGTTCGAGGCGTTGATCCGGTAGATCTTGACCGCGACCTCGCGGTCGTCGCCCAGCGCGTGATAGACGTTGGCCTCCTTGCCCGTCGAGAGCGGTCCCCCGAAGGCCTCGACGTGACCGTCCTGGACGAGCTTGTACAGCGCCGCGAAGGTCGCGTCGTCGAACACCGACTGCTCGACCTTGAACTGGTCGGCGTCCTTGATTCGCTCCTCGAACTGCTCGAACTCGCGGTCGCGCTTGCGGGCGATCCGGTCCGCTTCCGTATCCGAAACGTCGATCTCCTCCCACTCGTCACCCGGCGTCTCCGCTTCGTCGAGGTCGACCAGCCCGAACTCCGTTCCCTGTCCCATCTGTACGCGTCTACGGGTCGGGAGCGGGTAAATACTGGGTATCGTTCTCCCCTCGATCCACATCGACTCGGCCGGCGTCGCCCATCGCACCCGCTCGAGGGCGGCCCGCGCCACGCTTTTCTCGCTGTCCGTCGTAGCCGTGGCCATGAGTGGCTCGAACGAGTACCGGCACCAGGCGACGGTGGCGATCGACCGATGACCCGCTACGACGTGACCCTCGAGTGGACCGACGGCCCGACCCGCACGGTCGCCGTCGCCGAGGACGAGACGGTACTCGAGGCGGCCCAGCGGGCGGGCGTTCGGTTGCCGTACGACTGCCGAGAGGGAACCTGCATCACCTGCGTGGGCCGGCTCCTCGCGCTCGGGGACGGGAATGCCGAACCGGACGATAGTGGGACGGGGCAGCCGCCCGACGTCGCGGACGGATTTACGTACCGGCGACCGCCGCAGGCGCTGACGGACGAGGAGCGGGCGGACGGCTACGTCTTGCTGTGTATCGCCTCGCCGCGAGCCGACTGCCGTATCGAGGTCGGGCCGCGGGTACGCGCCGAGGTCGGCGACAGCCCGTGGGCGTAGCGTCCGTTCCTGCCACGGCACCCGGACCAGATTTATCTACGTGTTCGTCGTCGGGGTACCTATGAGTGATGCTAGCACAGGCAGCGACGCGGAACCGGACCACGACCACGAACACCACCACGAAGGACCCGGGTACGCGACGCCCCAGGCCGCCATCGAGGAGGGCGGACGAGAGAAACTGGCCTACGTGATGAGCCTCTACGTTGGCACGGACGTCGACGCGCCGGACTTCGTCGCGGTCGTCGACCTCGATCCGGAGTCGGACACCTACTGCGAAATCGTCGACCGCATCGAACTGCCGAATCGCGGGGACGAACTCCACCACTTCGGCTGGAACGCCTGCTCGTCGTCGTGTCACATGGAGGGACTCGAGCGCCGGCACTTGATCGTTCCCGGGCAGCGCTCCTCGCGAATCCACGTGATCGACGCGCAAGATCGGCGAAATCCCGAACTCGAGACGGTGATCGAACCCGAGGAGGTCTTCGAGTACGACCTCTCCGCCCCGCACACCGTCCACTGCATTCCGGACGGGGAGATCCTGATCAGCATGCTCGGCGACGCCGACGGCGAGCTGCCGGGCGGCTTCCTCGAGCTGAACGAAAACTTCGAGATCGAGGGGCGCTGGGAACCGCCGGGCGAGATCGAGATGAACTACGACTACTGGTACCAGCCCCGCCAGAACGTGATGGTCTCCAGCGAGTGGGCCGCCCCCAAGACGTACTATCCAGGGTTCGACCTCGAGGACGTCGAGGCTGGCAACTACGGCCGGAAACTGCACTTCTGGGACTGGGAGGACGGCACCGTCGAGCAGACGATCGACCTCGGCGAGGAGGGACTGATTCCGCTGGAGGTGCGATTCCTCCACACGCCCGAATCGACCCACGGCTTCGTCGGGGCCGCGCTCTCGTCGAACATATTCCACTTCTGGCACGACGAGAACGCGAACGGTGGACAGGGGGCGTACCGCGCCGAGAAAGTGATCGACTTCGAGAGCCGGGAGCACCCCGACTGGGATATGCCCGTTCCGGGCCTGACGACCGACATCCTGATCTCGATGGACGATCGGTACCTGTTCGGTTCGAACTGGCTCCACGGCGACCTCTGGATGTACGACATCTCGGACCCGGCGAACCCGCGACGGGCCGACTCGCTCTCGGTCGGCGGTACCTTCGGCGAGGTGCAGGAGGTCCAGGGCCGCGAACTGAACGCCGGGCCACAGATGATCCAGCTCTCCCTCGACGGCGAGCGCCTCTACTGGACCACCTCGCTGTTTTCCTCGTGGGACGAACAGTTCTACCCCGAGGAGGGCGAGCAGGGCTCGGTGATGCTGAAAGCCGACGTCGATCCTCGAGCGGGGACGCTCGAGCTCGACGAGGACTTCCTCGTCGACTGGGGGGAGTGCCCGGCGGGACCGGCCCGCGCCCACGAGATCCGATGGCCCGACGGCGACTGCACGAGCGACGTCTGGCAGTGAGCAGCAACCCAACCGGGGCCCGGTCGCGCACATGACGAGCCACGACGTGACCCTCGAGTGGCCCGACGGCCGGGCGCGAACGATCGCGGTTCGCGAGGACGAGACGGTCATCGAAGCGGCCGAACGGACCGATACCGCCCTTCCGTATGGCTGTCTGACCGGTGCCTGCGGAACCTGTACCGGGCGGCTGCTCTCGGCCGACGCGACCGAGCCGATGGACGGCGAGGCCGACGGGGCAGGCTCGGACGGAAAGCGCGGTGCGGGGGCGATCGCGGTCGACGCCGCCTTCGCGTATCGTCGTCGACCGAGAGCCCTGAAGGACCGCCACCGGAAGGACGGCTACGTGCTGCTGTGTATCGCCTCGCCGCGGACCGACTGTCGGGTCGCCGTGGGCTCGAGCGTCCACACCGAACTGGTGGAGAATCCGTGGAAGTGACGTCTCGAAGGGGGTCGAAACGGCTCCACGCGCCCGCGGTCAGTAAGGTTAACGGGGGCGAACGGCTATCCTCGGACAATGCCAGTCGCCGACGAGAACGCGGACGAGGACAACCCGTATCTGCGGGATCCGCCGACCGATTTCGAGCCGGTCGAGGAGCTTTCCGAGGCCGAAGCCGAACGGCGCGTCGAGCAGCTCCGGGCGGCCATCCGCGAGCACGACCGCCGGTACTACGTCGAGAGCGAGCCCGTCATCGCCGACCGGACCTACGACGCGCTCTTCGCCCGGCTGCGCGAACTCGAGGACGCCTTCGAGCTCACCCATCCCGACAGCCCGACGCGGGCCGTCGGCGGCGAGCCGATCGAGGAGTTCGAGACGGTCGAACACGTTGCGCCGATGCTCTCGATCGACCAGAGCGGCGAGGTCGAAGACGTCCGCGAGTTCGCGGACCGGGTGCAGCGAGAAGTCGGCGACGTTCGGTACGTCTGTGAGCCCAAATTCGACGGCGTCTCGATGGAGTTCGTCTACGAGGACGGACGCCTCGAGCGGGCCGTCACGCGCGGCGACGGCCGCGAGGGCGACGACGTCACCGCCAACGCCCGCACCATCGGCTCCGTGCCCCAGAGACTCCACGGCGACTCCCCCGACTTCCTCGCGGTCCGCGGCGAGGTCTACATGCCGAAAGACGCCTTTCAGAAGCACAACCGCGAACGGATCGAGCGCGGCGAGGAGCCGTTCGCCAACCCCCGGAACGCGACCGCGGGGACGATCCGCCAGCTCGACCCCGCCGTCGTCGCCGACCGCCCCCTCGACGTGTTCTTCTTCGACGTGCTCGAGGCCAGCGACCTCGAGGACAGCCACCGCGCGGAACTCGAGCGGTTCCCCGACTGGGGCCTCCGAGTGAACGACCGCGTCGAGGTCGTCGGCGAAAGCGCGGACTGGAGTTCCGCGGCCGAGTCGAGCGGCGACGAGTCGCGCGACCCGATCGACGGCGCGATCGACTACCGCGACCGGCTGCTCGAGGTCCGCGACGACCTGGACTACGAGATCGACGGTGTCGTGATCAAGGTCGACGACCGCGAGGCCCGGGAGGAACTCGGGCGGACGGCGCGCCACGATCGCTGGGCGTTCGCTTACAAGTTCCCGGCGCGCGCGGAGGTGACGCCCATCGTCGACGTCGCGGTTCAGGTCGGTCGGACGGGACGGCTGACGCCCGTCGCCCTGCTCGAGCCGGTCGACGTCGGCGGCGTCACCGTCTCGCGGGCGAGCCTGCACAATCCCGAGGAGATCGCCGCGAAGAACGTCAACGTCGGCGACACGGTCCGCGTCCAGCGCGCGGGCGACGTGATCCCCTACGTCGAGGAGGTCGTCGAGAAGAACAGCGAGGGCCACTACGACCTCCCCGACGCCTGCCCCGTCTGCGACAGCCCGGTCGAGCGCGACGGGCCGATGGCGTTCTGTACCGGCGGCCTCGGCTGCGACGCCCAACTCCGGCGGTCGATCGAGTACTACGCGGGCGACGACGGCCTCGATCTCGAGGGGCTCGGCGAGGAGAGCGTCCGTCAGCTCGTCGACGCCGACCTGCTCGCGTCCGTCGCGGACCTGTACGAACTCGACCGCGCGGATCTCACCGACCTCGAGGGGTGGGGCGAGACCAGCGCCGCGAACCTGCTCGCGGAGATCGAGGCCAGCCGCGAGCCGCCCCTCCCGGCGTTCCTCTCGGCGCTGGGCGTCCCCCACGTCGGCCCGACGACGGCCCGCGAACTCGCCCGCGAGTTCGGCACGTTCGAGGCGTTCCGCGAGGCCGCCGAAGCCGACCCCGAGCGACTCGAGGGCGTCGACGACGTCGGGGAAACGGTCGCCGAGACGATCCACGAGTTCTTCACCAGCGAGGCCAACGCCGAGGTGGTCGACGACGTCCTCGAACACGTCACCCCACAGCACGTCGAGATGGACACCGGCGACGAGCTCGAGGGACTCACGTTCGTCTTCACCGGGTCGCTCGAGGGGCTGACCAGAGGCGACGCGCAGGAACTCGTCGAGGCCCACGGTGCGAACGCGACGAGCAGCGTCTCGGGGAACACGGACTACCTCGTCGCCGGCGACGACCCGGGTGCGACGAAACGGGCGGACGCCGAGGACAACGACGTGCCGATCGTCGACGAGGACGCGTTCGACGCGTTGCTCGAGGAGCGCGGTATCGATTCGGACTGAGTATCGCCGTTCCGCCGACTCGAAAACCGAGCCGGAGCGGAGCCGGTCGATTACTTGATTCGAACGAGCCGCTCGTTCCAGCACTCCTGACAGGTCGTGCTGTTGCTCTCGTACGTACAGCCGCAGTTCGAGCAGCGATAGATCCGCTGTTCCGATTTCGTTCGATACAACCGTCCCAGGTACTTCTCGAGGAGCTTCACGTGGATCAGTAGCGTGCCAGCTACGGACTCGAGGAGTCAGCAATCAGGTATAAGCTTCGTGGCTAGTCTCGTTCAGATTACAGTACGGTCGGGGAGACGATCAGGATAATCGAACGGATAGTGACCGGAACCGACGCGACCTGACGGCCGACCGGGCGGTCGAACGAACGGGCGACTCGAGACGGCGACGGTCGGACTCACCCGCGACGAGCGAGAACTACGAAGATCGCGATCACGGCGACACCGACGCCGATAGCCGTCGGCACGAGCTGTCCCGACCCCCACTCCCAGCCGAAGACCTGCGTGCCAACGATCGCCACGAGGGCGACGGCCAGTCCGATCGCGGTGACGAGAGACGAATCTCGAGCGATGGAAAACGCCATACGGTACTGTCATATCCCCAACGTAATAACTGCTCGGGTGCGTTCCGGGTCGCGACTGACAGGCAGCCGTCGTTTCCTCCCGTCCCGCCACTGGCCTCGCGCCATGCCATCGTCGCTTCAAACGCCGTTACCGGTTCGCCGCCCACTCCTCGCGCGTAATGCTGTACCGGACGGAATCCCGCGGTTGCCCGTCGATAATGATATCGTTGCGAAGCCGCCCCTCTTTCCGCCCACCGAACCGATCGACGTATCGCTCGATGGCCCGCCGGGAGTTCTCGTTCGCCGGGTCGTGGGTGACCGTGACGACCTCGAGCTCGAGCCGGTCGAACGCGAGTTCCAGCAGCCGGCCGGCCCGCTCGCCCGAATAGCCGCGCCCCCAGAACGGCTTCCGGAACCAGACGCCCAGGATCGCCTGTCGACGGTCCCAGTGAGGATCCAGGCCAGCGAACCCGGCCAGCTCTCCCGCTCGGTCGCCGTCTTTCGGCCGGACGGCGTAGGTCGCCTTCTCGTTCGCCTCGAATCCGTCGCCGAACCGGTCGACCACGTCGAACGCCTCCTTCGGATGCTCGTAGGGGTCCCAGGTGACGTACTCCGTGATCTCGTCGATACCGGGCGCACCGGCGCGGACGTGCTCGTACAGTTCGAACGGATCGAAGTCGTCGGGATGGACGCGCTCGTACCGGAGCCGTTCGCTCTCCATCTCGACGGGAAAGAGTGACATACCACGGCATTCGTGTAAGGGAAAATGTATGCATTGGTCGAAGCGCGACGACGGCAGCGACCGTCGGCGGCGAACGCGAGATCCGCGAGCGCGTCTCGAGTCGGTTCCGGCCCGCTCGGATCAGCGGTCGGCGGGCAACCGGTCCGCGATCTCCCGCAACGCCGCCAGTCCCTGCACCTCACCGTCCCGCTCGGGGAGGGTCACGATCTCGCGGTCCGGAAACGTGTCGCGAATCTCCGCGACCCGCGTTACGTGGCGCTCGTGTCGTGACAGACAGCGCGGGCAGTCGTCCTCGGGGTCCTCGAAGACCCGATTGACGACGAGGCGATCGACCCGCACGTCGGCCTCGCGGAGCCGGTCGACGAGGCGTTCGGACTCGGCGATCGCCATTCCCTCGGGGAGCAACACGACGCGAAACGCCGTGCGCTCGGGGTCGGTCAGCAGGTCGCGAGCGCGCTCGAGGCGCGCTCGAAACGCGGCGAGGCTCTCGTCCTCGTCGTCACCGCCGCGGGTCATCATCGACATCGGTCCGAACACCGCCGTCCGCGCAGCGTTCCCGATCCGTTTCGCCTGCCCGCGAAGCGACTGGGCCGTCTCGAGGGCCAGTCCCATCACCTCCGGCGTGTCGAACAGTCGCAGGGTATGGCCGGTCGGCGCGGTGTCGAAGACGACGGTCTCCCACTCGCCCGAGTCGACGTACTCGACCAGCAGATCCAGCGCCGCGATCTCGTCGCTGCCGGCCGGCGCGCCCGTCGCGAAGAGCCGCTCGACCTCCTCGTTCGAGAGGCTGATCCCGGCGCTCCGGAGGTCGGCGGCCAGCGCCCGCGCCAGTTTCTCGTAGCGCTCCCGCTGACTCTCGGGGTCGATCTCGACCGCCCACAGGCGTCCCGATTCGTCCGGGTCGCTCTCGAGCGCCGAGCGGATCTCGAGTTCGGTCGGTTCGGAGCCGAGATCCGTCTCGAACGAGTCGGCCAGGGAGTGGGCCGGGTCGGTCGAGACGACGAGCGTCTCCCGACCGGCGGCGGCCAGCGAGAGCCCCGTCGCGGCCGCGCAGGTCGTCTTGCCGACGCCGCCCTTGCCGCCGTAGAAGATGCAGTCGGTCACGGACACGTGTACGACAGCGACGATAGTAAACGGCTACCCGGCAAACCGAGTCGAGACGCGGTCGGCAGCGCGCGGAAGCGGACGGCGGCCGGTCAGATGTCGACGCGATCGAACCGATAGAGCGCGACGGCGATCGGGATGGCGATCCAGAACAGCAAGATCAGGAACGAGAACCAGTCTTGCAGGTAGAACGGCAACTCACCGCCGAACATCTGTTCGTCGACCAGGGCCTGCTGCTCGAGCGCGTCGACGTTCGTGAGCAGGGTCAGGCCCCTGTTGTAGGCCTCGCCGGGATCGAGATTGAGGATGAAGTACGTCCAGTCCGCCGGCCGCGTCTGTGAGAACGACCGTCCCTGTATCTCTATCGTGTACGTGACGGTATCGAAGAAGAGGATGTCGCGCTGCCCGAGCAACATGAAGACGCGCTCGAGGCTGTTCCAGACGCCGTAGAACAGGACGAAGATGCCACCCATTGCGGCACCGGCCATGGTCGTCGAGCGCGTCAGCGACGAGAGCGCGACGGCGATGCTCGTGTAGGCGACGCCGTAGACGATCGACATCACGAGCAGTCCGACGTAGTCGGCGATACTGAAGCCGCCGAGCAACGCGGCGACGACGACGGCTGCGAGCGCGAACCCCACGGTCAGCGACAGCGACAGCACGGCAGACCGACCGAGCAGCTTTCCGAGCAACACGTCCGTTCGCGAGTGGGGCAGCGACAGGAGGATCTTGATGCTCCCGGACTCGCGTTCGCCCGCGATCGACTTCCAGCCCAGCACCAGCGCGATCAGCGGGACGACGAGTTTCGTAATTTGACTGACGAAGAGGACGAGCATGTCCGTCGTCGCCCCCTGTGCGGCGATATCCTCGCCGAAGTACGAGAGGGCGCCGGTCACGATGACGAGCAGCGCGAAGAAGAAGATGCTCAGCCCCCAGAACAGCCACGAGCGAACGGCGTCCTGAAAGTCCTTCTTCGCGACTGCGCGGACGCTCTCGGGGTTGATCGCGCTCGAGGGCGAGCCGCCGCCCGCCGAGTCGGTCGCGGTGCCCGTTTCGGTACTCATCGCGCGTGCACCTCCGCGTCCGTGGTGTACGACTGGAAGACGTCCTCGAGCGACGCCTCGGTCGTCTCGAAGTCGTTCACGTCGATGCCGCGGTCCTCGAGCGCGGAGAGGACGGCGGTCTTCGAGCCGTCGACCGCGACGACGACCGTCGGCGGGTTCTGGCCCTCGACGGTGACGTTGCCGACGTCGGGTAGCGACCGGACCGCCTGCAGGGCGTCGTCGTCGATCCGATCGACGGTGACGCGAAGCGTCGTGCCGCCCTCGACGGAGTCGCGCAGTCCCGCGACGGAGTCGACGGCGACCATCTGGCCGTCCCGAAGGATGCCGACGCGGTCGCAGACCGACTCGACTTGCTCCATGATGTGACTCGAGAAGAAGACGGTCGCGCCCCGCTCGTTCTCCTCGCGGACGATCTCGCGCATCTCGCGGGCACCGTTGGGATCGAGGCCGGTCGAGGGCTCGTCCAGAATGAGCAGGTCGGGCTCGCCGACCAGCGCCATCGCGAGCATGAGCCGCTGGGACATCCCCTTCGAGTAGCCGCCGGTCTTCTTGTCGATCGCGTCGGCCAGGCCGACGCGCTCGAGCAGGGCCTCGGGGTCCTCGTCGGCGTTTTTGGAGTCGATCGCGAACTCGAGGTGCTGGCGAGCGGTCAGGCGGTCGTAGGTCTCGACGCCCTCGGGCAGGACGCCGGTCCGTTTCCGGATGTCCCGGCTGTGTTGCTGGGCGTCCATTCCGAGGACGCTGACCTCGCCCGACGTCGGGCGGGCGAAATCGAGGATGATGTTGATCGTCGTCGACTTGCCGGCACCGTTCGGACCGAGGAAGCCGAACACCTCGCCCTCTTCGACCCGAAACGAGAGGTCCTCGAGCGCGAGGGTCTGACCGAACGACTTGGTCAGATCGTCGACCGTAATAGCGGGCATGTCCGTGTGCTCGCAGCGTTTCCCGATAAGGGTTGTGACATGCACAGTACAGCTGCACGGTACGGCTGTACCCATCGATTGATGTACGCTGCATGCCGACGAACGCGTTATTTCGATCTACCGACGGTCGAAGAAATGGGTGCCTAGATCGGCTCGTCGGGCTCGTACCGCTCGGCAGTTCTATCGACCTCGTCGGCGTACCGCTCGCGGGTCTCCTCGTCCGGAACCGGCTCGAGTT from Natrinema salaciae includes the following:
- a CDS encoding ABC transporter ATP-binding protein; its protein translation is MPAITVDDLTKSFGQTLALEDLSFRVEEGEVFGFLGPNGAGKSTTINIILDFARPTSGEVSVLGMDAQQHSRDIRKRTGVLPEGVETYDRLTARQHLEFAIDSKNADEDPEALLERVGLADAIDKKTGGYSKGMSQRLMLAMALVGEPDLLILDEPSTGLDPNGAREMREIVREENERGATVFFSSHIMEQVESVCDRVGILRDGQMVAVDSVAGLRDSVEGGTTLRVTVDRIDDDALQAVRSLPDVGNVTVEGQNPPTVVVAVDGSKTAVLSALEDRGIDVNDFETTEASLEDVFQSYTTDAEVHAR
- a CDS encoding ABC transporter permease → MSTETGTATDSAGGGSPSSAINPESVRAVAKKDFQDAVRSWLFWGLSIFFFALLVIVTGALSYFGEDIAAQGATTDMLVLFVSQITKLVVPLIALVLGWKSIAGERESGSIKILLSLPHSRTDVLLGKLLGRSAVLSLSLTVGFALAAVVVAALLGGFSIADYVGLLVMSIVYGVAYTSIAVALSSLTRSTTMAGAAMGGIFVLFYGVWNSLERVFMLLGQRDILFFDTVTYTIEIQGRSFSQTRPADWTYFILNLDPGEAYNRGLTLLTNVDALEQQALVDEQMFGGELPFYLQDWFSFLILLFWIAIPIAVALYRFDRVDI